In one window of Flavobacterium ginsengisoli DNA:
- a CDS encoding GH92 family glycosyl hydrolase has protein sequence MNLNKIILCGAILSSIILGAQTKEKVTSHVNPFIGTGAADGSPLSGNNFPGATVPFGMVQLSPDTRSTPDWSVACGYNYNDTTIAGFSHTHLSGTGVAELFDVMLMPFSGAIVKEAEGENAYQSKFSHKNETAKPGYYSVQLLDYQVKAELTATTRAGFHKYSFPKNKEAHIIIDLDHSMKKSDWNTRIIASQLSFPNNHTVEGYRIITGWAPMRKVYFHAEFSQPIIRNHVKDGGNSYDNARIVNGNAIRAILDFDVSKQQEVFVKVGISATSIENARLNVESEIPAWDFEKKVKEADAVWEKELGKIKIDGTDEQKQIFYTALYHTYIQPNTLSDVNGDYPSADFTVKKASKPYYSTFSLWDTYRAAHPLYTLIQPERSADFVNSMLAYYKVFGYLPIWQLWGQENYCMIGNHAIPVIADAVMKNLPGIDSNLAYEAIKNSAMREHPGSPFGIWEKFGYIPENLKSQSVSLTLEMAYDDWCVAELAKKLVKIEDYNHFTKRSQFYRNLYDKEIGFFRAKDDKGNWIGPFDPLKYGANGGYPFTEGNGWQYFWYVPQDVKGLIGLVGNDQLFTKKLDTFFTLEDKPEEVNDNASGFIGQYAHGNEPSHHIAYLYNYAGQPWKTQKYTADIMKKMYNTTSSGYSGNDDCGELSAWYIFSAMGFYPVNPANRMYVIGSPILKEAIIELQGGKTFKVTAKNVSDQNVYIQSAKLNGKTYTKTFIKQSDLDSGGTLEFVMGSKPNKKWGIRTEDRPAN, from the coding sequence ATGAATCTCAATAAAATAATACTTTGTGGTGCTATCTTGAGCTCCATAATTCTTGGAGCACAAACTAAAGAAAAAGTCACTTCACATGTAAATCCGTTTATTGGAACGGGAGCAGCAGATGGATCGCCTTTGTCTGGAAATAATTTTCCTGGTGCCACAGTTCCTTTTGGAATGGTACAGCTTAGTCCAGATACGCGCAGTACACCGGATTGGAGTGTAGCCTGCGGTTATAATTACAATGACACCACAATTGCAGGCTTTAGCCACACTCATTTAAGCGGAACAGGCGTAGCTGAATTATTTGATGTAATGCTGATGCCTTTTAGCGGTGCAATTGTGAAAGAAGCTGAAGGAGAAAATGCCTATCAGTCGAAATTCTCTCATAAAAATGAAACAGCAAAACCTGGTTATTACAGTGTTCAATTATTAGATTATCAGGTAAAAGCAGAATTAACGGCAACTACACGAGCGGGTTTTCATAAATACAGTTTTCCTAAAAATAAAGAAGCGCATATTATCATCGATTTAGATCATTCGATGAAAAAATCAGATTGGAACACGCGAATTATTGCCTCCCAATTATCATTTCCAAATAATCATACAGTTGAAGGATATCGCATTATTACAGGTTGGGCGCCTATGCGAAAAGTATATTTTCATGCAGAGTTTTCACAACCTATAATTCGTAATCATGTTAAAGACGGCGGTAATAGTTATGATAATGCTAGAATAGTAAACGGAAATGCCATAAGAGCCATATTAGATTTTGATGTTTCAAAACAGCAGGAAGTTTTTGTAAAAGTGGGAATCTCTGCAACAAGTATAGAAAATGCACGATTGAATGTAGAGTCTGAAATTCCTGCTTGGGATTTTGAAAAAAAGGTAAAAGAGGCAGATGCCGTTTGGGAAAAAGAACTCGGTAAAATAAAAATTGATGGCACAGACGAGCAAAAACAGATTTTCTACACTGCTTTGTATCACACTTATATTCAGCCAAATACTTTGTCGGATGTAAATGGCGATTATCCTTCGGCAGATTTTACAGTTAAAAAGGCTTCAAAACCTTATTATTCTACCTTTTCTTTGTGGGACACGTATCGTGCAGCGCATCCGTTATACACTTTAATTCAGCCAGAACGTTCAGCCGATTTCGTAAACAGCATGCTGGCGTATTATAAAGTTTTTGGCTATTTACCAATTTGGCAACTATGGGGACAAGAAAATTATTGTATGATTGGAAATCATGCTATTCCAGTAATTGCAGATGCAGTAATGAAGAATTTACCAGGAATTGATTCCAATTTGGCTTATGAGGCTATTAAGAACTCAGCAATGCGCGAACACCCTGGATCTCCGTTTGGTATCTGGGAAAAGTTTGGATATATTCCAGAAAACTTAAAATCACAATCGGTTTCACTTACTTTAGAAATGGCTTACGATGATTGGTGTGTGGCTGAATTAGCAAAGAAATTAGTTAAAATAGAAGACTATAATCATTTTACAAAACGCTCTCAGTTTTATAGAAATCTATACGATAAAGAAATTGGTTTTTTTAGAGCTAAAGATGATAAAGGAAATTGGATTGGTCCATTTGATCCTTTAAAATATGGCGCTAATGGCGGTTATCCGTTTACAGAAGGAAATGGATGGCAATACTTTTGGTATGTTCCTCAGGATGTAAAAGGACTGATTGGCTTAGTTGGAAATGATCAATTGTTCACTAAAAAACTAGATACATTTTTTACTTTAGAAGATAAACCAGAAGAAGTAAATGATAATGCTTCAGGTTTTATTGGGCAATATGCTCACGGAAACGAACCAAGCCATCATATTGCGTATTTGTACAACTACGCAGGTCAGCCTTGGAAAACGCAAAAATATACTGCTGATATCATGAAAAAGATGTACAATACTACTTCATCAGGTTATTCTGGAAATGACGATTGCGGTGAACTTTCGGCTTGGTATATTTTTAGCGCAATGGGATTTTATCCTGTAAATCCAGCAAACAGAATGTATGTTATTGGCTCTCCAATTTTGAAAGAAGCAATAATTGAATTGCAAGGCGGAAAAACGTTTAAAGTAACTGCCAAAAATGTATCAGATCAAAATGTTTACATTCAGAGCGCAAAACTAAATGGTAAGACTTACACTAAAACCTTTATTAAGCAGTCAGATTTGGATTCCGGAGGAACTTTAGAATTTGTTATGGGATCAAAACCTAATAAAAAATGGGGAATAAGAACAGAAGATAGACCTGCAAATTAA
- a CDS encoding glycoside hydrolase family 95-like protein codes for MLFWSRLKDGNRAYKLLKTILRPTLATNINYGAGGGVYPNLLSAGPPFQIDGNFGATAGIGEMLIQSHAGFIELLPAMPDAWLKEGEVKGLKAEGNFTINMKWEKGKVTKYEVLSPVPTKVKVKVNGELKEITSSKL; via the coding sequence ATGCTTTTCTGGTCTAGATTAAAAGACGGAAACAGAGCTTATAAATTATTGAAAACCATTTTAAGGCCAACTCTTGCAACAAATATCAATTACGGAGCCGGAGGAGGAGTTTATCCGAATCTGCTTTCTGCTGGCCCGCCTTTTCAAATTGACGGAAATTTTGGAGCTACGGCAGGAATTGGAGAAATGCTAATACAAAGCCATGCAGGATTTATCGAATTATTGCCGGCAATGCCAGACGCTTGGCTAAAAGAAGGCGAAGTAAAAGGACTTAAAGCAGAAGGAAATTTTACTATAAACATGAAATGGGAAAAAGGTAAAGTGACGAAATATGAAGTTTTATCTCCTGTACCAACAAAGGTGAAAGTAAAAGTGAATGGTGAATTGAAAGAGATTACTTCTTCTAAATTATAA
- a CDS encoding glycoside hydrolase family 95 protein, translating to MKIIKRFLFVLLPFLGYSQNNQLELWYTKPASQWEETLPLGNGRLGIMPDGGIETEKLVLNDITLWSGSSQDANNYKAYTFLPQIRELLLANKNSEAEQLINQNFVCTGPGSGSGDGANVQFGCYQVLADMTLKFDYKTKSQPVNYTRNLNIRTALASTQFAIDGVTYKREYFAGFDDDALFVKLTSSKKGKLNFTVQLNRPEHFKTENENDNSLVMTGQLNNGIDGKGMKYKAKVKAKITDGSAFYANNTIEVKNATEVILYISAGTDFKDKSFESSVDKILDVAMEKKYDDQKKIHIQNYQKLFNRVALNFGKPVQKTLPTNERLDAFLKEPDSDTELPVLFYQYGRYLSISSTRVGLLPPNLQGLWAHQVQTPWNGDYHLDVNVQMNHWALETGNLSELNLPLKDLVKEMVPYGEKTAKAYYNADGWVAHVITNVWGFTEPGESASWGIAKAGSGWLCNNLWNHYLYTKDQNYLAEIYPIIKGATQFYNSMLVKDPETGWLVTSPSVSPENSFLLPNGQDAHVCMGPTIDNQIVRELFNGVITASEKLGIDSELRNDLEKRLKLLPPSGVIGPDGRIQEWLKPYKEPDPQHRHVSHLYGLYPASLITPESTPDLAEADKENFRS from the coding sequence ATGAAAATAATCAAACGGTTTCTTTTTGTACTACTGCCATTTCTAGGTTATTCGCAAAATAATCAGCTAGAACTATGGTATACAAAACCAGCTTCTCAATGGGAAGAAACATTGCCTTTAGGAAACGGGCGTTTAGGAATTATGCCTGATGGCGGAATTGAAACCGAAAAATTAGTCCTAAATGATATAACACTTTGGAGCGGATCTTCGCAAGATGCAAATAATTATAAAGCGTATACTTTTTTGCCGCAAATAAGAGAATTATTATTGGCCAATAAAAACAGTGAAGCTGAACAGCTTATCAATCAAAATTTTGTTTGTACAGGTCCTGGTTCAGGAAGCGGTGACGGTGCCAATGTACAATTTGGATGCTATCAGGTTTTGGCTGACATGACATTAAAATTTGATTATAAAACTAAATCTCAACCTGTAAATTACACCAGAAATCTAAACATTCGAACCGCTCTCGCTTCAACTCAATTTGCGATTGACGGAGTAACGTATAAACGGGAATATTTTGCAGGTTTTGACGATGATGCTCTTTTTGTGAAATTGACTTCAAGCAAAAAAGGAAAATTGAATTTCACAGTTCAGTTGAATAGACCAGAACATTTTAAAACCGAAAACGAAAATGACAATTCTCTTGTAATGACAGGACAATTGAACAATGGAATTGACGGAAAAGGGATGAAATATAAAGCCAAAGTAAAAGCTAAAATTACAGATGGAAGCGCTTTTTATGCCAATAATACCATTGAAGTAAAAAATGCAACTGAAGTAATTCTGTACATTTCAGCAGGAACAGATTTTAAAGATAAAAGTTTTGAGTCTTCTGTAGATAAAATTTTGGATGTAGCGATGGAGAAAAAATACGACGATCAGAAGAAAATACATATTCAAAATTATCAGAAACTGTTTAATCGCGTGGCTTTAAATTTTGGAAAACCAGTTCAAAAAACATTGCCTACAAATGAACGTTTAGATGCGTTTTTAAAAGAACCAGATTCAGATACTGAGCTTCCTGTTTTGTTTTACCAATACGGACGTTATTTAAGCATTAGCAGTACAAGAGTCGGATTGCTGCCTCCAAATTTGCAAGGATTATGGGCGCATCAGGTTCAAACTCCGTGGAATGGCGATTATCATCTTGACGTAAATGTTCAGATGAATCATTGGGCATTAGAAACAGGAAATCTATCTGAATTGAATCTTCCGCTAAAAGACTTGGTAAAAGAAATGGTTCCTTACGGAGAAAAAACGGCAAAAGCCTATTACAATGCTGATGGATGGGTGGCGCATGTAATCACGAACGTCTGGGGATTTACAGAACCAGGAGAAAGCGCTTCTTGGGGAATTGCAAAAGCAGGATCAGGCTGGCTTTGCAACAATTTATGGAATCATTATTTGTATACCAAAGACCAAAATTATCTAGCAGAAATTTATCCGATAATCAAAGGAGCGACTCAGTTTTACAACAGCATGTTGGTAAAAGATCCAGAAACAGGTTGGCTAGTAACTTCGCCATCAGTATCGCCAGAAAATTCATTTTTGCTTCCAAATGGTCAGGACGCGCATGTTTGCATGGGGCCGACAATCGACAATCAAATTGTACGTGAATTGTTTAATGGTGTAATTACAGCTTCTGAAAAACTCGGAATCGATTCTGAATTGCGAAATGATTTGGAAAAAAGGCTGAAATTATTACCGCCTTCAGGAGTTATTGGTCCAGACGGAAGAATTCAGGAATGGCTGAAACCTTATAAAGAGCCAGATCCGCAGCATCGTCACGTTTCTCATTTGTACGGATTATATCCAGCCTCTTTAATAACCCCAGAAAGTACTCCAGATTTAGCAGAAGCAGACAAAGAAAACTTTAGAAGTTAG
- a CDS encoding discoidin domain-containing protein, with translation MKFYTIQFYLYLFVLNALSLNFYAQNRVSLNSSDIAWKVKPQAEIGKDSLKIFTPNYSDADWVKAVVPGTVFNSYVVSGLEKDPNFGDNIYQVDKAKYDRSFWYRTEFTIPENFTKEIIWLNFEGINREGEIYLNGKKIAVLSGMMQRGKFDITKLVHRKAKNVLNILVSIPKQPLNNYGSPTYISSAGWDWMPYVPGLNSGVTDDVFLSNTDKVTIADPWVHTSLPTNARADLEIKVDLKNSSAQNQEGVLTGVIMPGNITFSKKVSLDADGITNVKLTKEQFPELSIQNPKLWWPNGYGDPNLYTCQFTFKIGNVVSDSQKITFGIKKYTYDTEGGVLHISINGKRVFLKGGNWGMSEYMLRCRGEEYDLKVKLHKEMNYNIIRNWLGSTTDDEFYQACDKYGIMVWDDFWLNANPNLPLDIHVFNSNVIEKIKRVRNHASIALWCGNNEGLPQPPLNGWIAENIKTFDNNDRYYQPCSNTGNLSGSGLWGNKDPRFYFTKYPEPYAGTGDGPSWGLRSEIGTAVFPNIESFKKFIPEKDWWPRNDMWDKHFFGQKAFNATPDNYDKSINERYGKPNNLEEYTRKAQLLNIETNKAMYEGWLDHMWEDASGIMIWMSQSSYPSMVWQTYDYYYDLTGAYWGVKSACEPMHIQWSPVNNSVKVINTTGTDYKNLKAEAIVYNLDGKAVTKFQQNAVVDSYSNTATESFVIPFYSNQKDLAFQKNVTASSTDGGNVKDIVDGDSNTRWASNSTDNEWIYVDLENEYVINRVTLNWENAFGKEYKIQISSDAKNWTDASVIKDGKQGLQNIAFDEVKGRYVRMLGIKRGSGWGYSLYDFQVFGAENSTDTSDLSPVHFIRLKLKDAQNKVISENFYWRGTNMKDFTALNNLPKANVNVTSKVVKQNGKYVVKAKVSSTSGIAFGIQMQVLNDKLGTQILPAIASDSYFTLLKGESKEVIIEFDESALKNGEKPVVKAIPYNK, from the coding sequence ATGAAATTCTATACTATTCAGTTTTATCTCTATTTATTTGTTTTAAATGCCCTATCGTTAAATTTTTATGCTCAAAATAGAGTAAGCTTAAATTCTTCTGATATTGCTTGGAAAGTAAAACCCCAAGCAGAAATTGGAAAAGACAGTCTTAAAATATTTACTCCAAACTATTCAGATGCCGATTGGGTAAAAGCAGTTGTTCCGGGAACTGTCTTTAATTCTTATGTAGTAAGCGGATTAGAAAAAGATCCAAATTTCGGCGATAATATTTATCAAGTCGACAAAGCAAAATATGACCGCAGTTTCTGGTATCGAACAGAATTTACGATTCCCGAAAACTTCACTAAAGAAATTATCTGGCTTAATTTTGAAGGAATAAATCGCGAAGGAGAAATTTACCTTAACGGAAAAAAAATCGCAGTTTTAAGCGGTATGATGCAGCGAGGAAAATTTGATATTACAAAATTGGTGCATCGTAAAGCAAAAAACGTTTTAAACATTTTGGTAAGCATTCCTAAACAGCCTTTAAACAATTACGGAAGTCCGACTTATATTTCTAGCGCTGGCTGGGACTGGATGCCATATGTTCCAGGATTAAATTCAGGTGTTACAGATGACGTTTTCTTAAGCAACACCGATAAAGTAACTATTGCAGATCCTTGGGTTCATACCAGTTTGCCAACAAATGCTCGTGCCGATCTTGAAATAAAAGTAGACCTTAAAAATTCATCAGCACAAAATCAGGAAGGTGTTCTTACCGGAGTTATTATGCCAGGAAATATCACTTTTTCTAAAAAAGTAAGTCTTGATGCCGATGGAATTACAAATGTAAAATTAACAAAAGAACAGTTTCCAGAACTTTCCATTCAAAATCCGAAATTATGGTGGCCAAACGGTTACGGAGATCCTAATTTATACACTTGTCAGTTTACGTTTAAAATTGGAAATGTAGTTTCAGATAGCCAGAAAATAACTTTTGGCATCAAAAAATATACTTATGATACAGAAGGTGGCGTGCTCCATATTTCCATTAACGGAAAACGTGTTTTCTTGAAAGGAGGAAACTGGGGAATGAGCGAATACATGCTGAGATGCAGAGGCGAAGAATACGACTTGAAAGTCAAACTTCATAAAGAAATGAATTACAATATCATTCGCAATTGGTTAGGATCAACTACAGACGACGAATTTTATCAAGCCTGCGATAAATACGGTATAATGGTTTGGGATGATTTCTGGCTGAATGCCAATCCAAATCTGCCATTAGATATTCACGTTTTCAACAGTAATGTAATCGAGAAAATAAAACGCGTTAGAAACCATGCAAGTATTGCACTTTGGTGCGGCAATAACGAAGGTCTTCCGCAACCTCCATTAAATGGTTGGATTGCCGAAAATATTAAAACATTCGACAACAATGATCGTTATTATCAACCATGCTCCAATACAGGAAATTTAAGTGGAAGCGGACTTTGGGGAAATAAAGATCCAAGATTCTATTTTACAAAATATCCAGAACCTTATGCAGGAACAGGCGACGGTCCAAGCTGGGGTTTAAGATCTGAAATTGGAACAGCCGTTTTTCCTAATATAGAAAGCTTCAAGAAATTTATTCCAGAAAAAGACTGGTGGCCAAGAAACGATATGTGGGACAAGCATTTCTTTGGACAAAAAGCATTTAATGCAACTCCAGATAATTATGATAAAAGCATAAACGAGCGCTATGGAAAACCTAATAATTTGGAAGAATACACAAGAAAAGCCCAATTATTAAACATTGAAACTAACAAAGCCATGTACGAAGGATGGTTAGACCATATGTGGGAAGACGCTTCGGGAATTATGATCTGGATGAGCCAATCGTCTTATCCAAGTATGGTGTGGCAGACTTACGATTATTATTATGATTTAACGGGAGCCTATTGGGGCGTAAAATCGGCTTGTGAGCCTATGCACATTCAGTGGAGTCCAGTGAATAATTCGGTTAAAGTAATTAATACCACAGGAACCGATTATAAAAATCTAAAGGCAGAAGCTATTGTCTACAATTTAGATGGTAAAGCAGTGACGAAATTCCAACAAAATGCAGTTGTAGATTCTTATTCAAATACAGCAACAGAAAGCTTTGTGATTCCGTTTTACTCGAATCAGAAAGATTTGGCTTTTCAAAAGAATGTTACAGCATCTTCTACAGATGGAGGAAATGTAAAAGACATTGTTGACGGTGATTCTAATACCAGATGGGCAAGTAATTCAACAGACAATGAATGGATTTACGTAGATCTTGAAAACGAATACGTGATCAATCGCGTGACTCTAAATTGGGAAAATGCTTTTGGGAAAGAATATAAAATTCAGATAAGTTCAGATGCAAAAAACTGGACCGATGCAAGTGTAATAAAAGACGGAAAACAAGGACTTCAAAATATAGCATTTGATGAGGTAAAAGGACGTTATGTTCGAATGTTAGGCATAAAACGAGGTTCTGGATGGGGTTATTCTTTATACGATTTTCAGGTTTTTGGAGCAGAAAATAGTACAGATACTTCAGATTTAAGTCCAGTGCATTTTATTCGCTTAAAGCTAAAAGACGCTCAGAACAAGGTAATCAGTGAGAATTTTTATTGGAGAGGAACCAATATGAAAGACTTTACAGCATTGAACAATCTGCCAAAGGCAAACGTAAATGTAACTTCGAAAGTGGTAAAACAAAACGGAAAATATGTGGTAAAAGCAAAAGTTTCTAGTACGTCAGGAATTGCTTTTGGAATTCAGATGCAGGTTTTAAATGATAAATTAGGAACTCAGATATTACCCGCAATTGCAAGCGACAGCTATTTCACTTTGTTAAAAGGAGAAAGCAAAGAAGTTATAATAGAATTTGATGAATCAGCTTTAAAAAATGGAGAAAAGCCAGTTGTAAAAGCGATTCCATACAATAAATAA
- a CDS encoding RagB/SusD family nutrient uptake outer membrane protein: MKAKIIAFLALAILSGSCSSDFLDEDPKSSLTAAQAYGSLGKIEPVLLGAITNWRNMQKDRAGLYTSLGTDEAQQGALQVTGDANQAGLDLYNGFLSQENQAIGQLWNDRWPVIEVAAQSIRALGINTEEDSAKRDLLMGEASFLRATLMFELTQYWGEIPINDKAKSAEFGLKRQPLPLVYSYIVADLERAVEKLPATQSNPAFPAKGVAQALLGKVYLYAPQASGYRDYAKAKQWFEEVIKSGKYSLLPNYADVFSPDHANSPESLYEWQYTNNWPDNNQIQWQTGSRVLANMDQYAYFGGYDLILPTQYCYKDKTDGGIWEAGDMRKAASIRYDFTYKGVVPTLPAGFGGDELDPHIKKYEDIRVDGKQSFWNSGKNKPYIRYSDVLLSYAECLNELGNTTEAEGYVNQVRTRAFGGTLPDAMKWSGLSQTQFRVQILDERMRELAFEGWRRMDLIRTGKLVELVGARNKWAKQNGTIAEFHNRYPIPIGEIKLNDEIGPEDQNPGY; the protein is encoded by the coding sequence ATGAAAGCAAAAATTATAGCCTTTTTGGCTCTAGCTATATTATCAGGATCCTGCTCTTCAGATTTTTTGGATGAAGACCCTAAAAGTTCACTTACTGCTGCCCAAGCTTATGGCAGTTTAGGAAAAATAGAACCTGTTCTATTAGGAGCTATAACGAATTGGAGAAATATGCAAAAAGACCGTGCTGGTCTTTATACTTCTCTTGGTACAGACGAAGCGCAACAAGGAGCTTTGCAGGTAACTGGAGATGCAAACCAAGCAGGACTTGATTTGTACAATGGTTTTTTAAGCCAGGAGAATCAGGCAATTGGGCAATTATGGAATGACAGATGGCCAGTAATTGAAGTAGCGGCACAATCTATTAGAGCATTAGGAATCAATACTGAAGAAGATAGCGCAAAACGTGACCTTTTAATGGGGGAAGCTAGTTTTTTAAGAGCTACATTAATGTTTGAGCTTACACAATATTGGGGAGAAATACCAATTAACGATAAAGCAAAATCGGCAGAATTTGGCTTAAAACGTCAGCCTCTACCTTTGGTGTATTCTTATATAGTTGCCGATTTGGAAAGAGCAGTTGAAAAACTTCCTGCAACACAGAGCAATCCTGCATTTCCTGCAAAAGGAGTGGCTCAAGCACTATTAGGGAAAGTATATCTATATGCTCCACAAGCGTCAGGATACCGTGATTATGCCAAAGCAAAACAATGGTTTGAAGAAGTTATTAAATCTGGAAAATACAGTTTGTTGCCTAATTATGCAGATGTTTTTAGCCCAGATCATGCTAACTCTCCAGAATCTTTATACGAATGGCAGTATACTAATAACTGGCCAGATAACAACCAAATACAATGGCAGACAGGCTCAAGAGTTTTGGCTAACATGGATCAGTACGCTTATTTTGGTGGTTATGACTTAATTCTTCCTACTCAATATTGCTATAAAGATAAAACTGATGGAGGAATATGGGAAGCAGGTGATATGCGTAAAGCGGCGAGCATTCGTTATGACTTTACCTATAAAGGAGTTGTGCCAACACTTCCAGCTGGTTTTGGTGGTGATGAGTTGGATCCGCACATTAAAAAATACGAAGATATTCGTGTAGATGGAAAACAATCGTTTTGGAATTCAGGAAAAAACAAACCATATATCAGATACTCTGACGTATTACTTAGCTACGCAGAATGTTTAAATGAATTAGGAAACACAACAGAAGCCGAAGGATATGTAAATCAAGTTCGTACAAGAGCTTTTGGAGGAACATTGCCTGATGCAATGAAGTGGAGTGGACTTTCTCAAACGCAATTTAGAGTTCAAATTTTGGATGAACGTATGCGTGAATTAGCTTTTGAAGGTTGGAGAAGAATGGACCTTATTCGTACAGGAAAATTGGTAGAATTAGTAGGTGCTCGCAACAAATGGGCTAAACAAAACGGTACAATTGCTGAATTTCACAACCGTTATCCTATTCCGATTGGAGAGATCAAGCTTAATGATGAAATTGGTCCAGAGGATCAAAATCCTGGTTATTAA